The Rhizobium leguminosarum DNA segment CGAGGCCTTCATGCATTCAGAACCCCATTCAGTCCGGACAGCGATGTTCCGGAAGGTGCGTTTTATTGTTCATTTAGGGCGAGACGCCTGTTTCAGGAGATCGAAATGAAGAACATGTCTGCAGATCGGCGCATGATCAAAATCGCGATGGCCGCCCCCTACCTCGCCCGTCAGGAAGAGCACGATCTCGCCATCCGTTGGAAGGATCACGATGATCGCGGTGCGCGCAATCAGATCGCCATGGCCCATATGCGCCTCGTCATATCCATGGCGGGAAAGTTCCGGAATTTCGGCCTGCCGATGAGCGATCTCGTGCAGGAGGGCTATGTCGGCCTTCTGGAGGCCGCCGCCCGCTTCGAGCCGGAACGTGACGTGCGCTTCTCGACCTATGCCAGCTGGTGGATCAGGGCTTCGATCCAGGATTATATCCTGCGCAACTGGTCGATCGTGCGCGGCGGCACGAGTTCGGCACAGAAGGCGCTATTCTTCAATCTGCGTCGTCTGCGCGCCAAGCTCGCCAAGGGTGACACGCAGCTGACGCTGCAATCCATCCACCAGGAAATCGCCGCGGCGCTCGGCGTCAGCCTCGCCGATGTGCAGACCATGGATGCCAGGCTTTCCGGCAATGACGCGTCGCTGCAGGCGCCTTCGGTCTCCGGCGATGCCGAGAGTGCGGAGAAGATGGACTTCCTCGTCAGCGATGATCCTCTGCCGGACGAGCAGGTTTCCAACATGATCGACGGCGAGCGTCGCCGCGTCTGGCTTGCCTCGGCGCTGACCCATCTCAACGAACGTGAGATGAAGATCATCAGCGCCCGGCGTCTGGCGGAAGACGGTGCCACGCTCGAAGAACTCGGCGCCGATCTCGGTATTTCCAAGGAACGTGTGCGGCAGATCGAAAGCCGGGCGATGGAAAAACTCCGCAGCGCGCTCGTCAGCGCCGATCCGCATATGGCGGCCTATGCCTGAACCTGAAGCGTGTCGCGATCTTTCAGATTCGCTTGTCACGCTTTAGGTCTTTGTTTTTGTGCATGTCGTTATCCGGGAAACGCCGCACACTTCCCGGCGACATGCATTAAATCATTCCCTTCAGCAGCACAGACTGGCCCGGCGCAAGCCGGGCTATTTTTTTACTCGGCGATGATCTTGACGCGATCGCCTGGTGAAATGGCTGCACCCGTGGGCAGGGCATTGATGAGTTTGAAGAGATCGAGCTTGCGGTCGGTGCCCATCATGCGGGCGGCGAGCGTCGAGATGTTTTCACCCGGACGGACCGTGACGACGCGGATGCGCAGCGGCTTGAGCGAGGCTGCCTCTGCCGGCGTCATGCGCCGGAAACTCGCGCGCAGGACATTGGCCGTTGGCTCAAGGGCGTCGCTGCCTTTCGGCACGGCGGTCAGGAAACGGAAGATCTGCGAATTGTTGCGGATCACGGTGACATCGAAATCCCAGCGGTCGGCGCTTGCCCGCGCTGTGGCTGCTTCCATTCCATTGATGGTGCCCGGCTGGATGGTCGACGGGTCGAGGCCGGTCACCCAGCCGCTGGAGATATAGTTGGTAAGGCTCTGGGTCTGATTGTCGGCGACGCCGTCGAAGCGGACGGCGATGTCGTTCGGGCCGGTGGCCATCACGGCTTCGACCTTGTTGTCGATGTGGAAGTCCGGCGGCACGTCGAAGCGGATGCCGAGGCCGCCATGCAGGAAAGTCTGGCCGCGCACATAGCCTTCCTCAGGGCTGTCGCCATAGAGCAGGCCGTCTATGCCGTCGAGATAATAGTCGCGGCCCTTGTCCCCGACCGAGCCTTCCTGGCCGAAGGCCCGCGCGTGGGTGCGGGCAAGCTCGATGCGCTGCGCCGAATTCGGATGGCTCGACAGGAAGTCCAGGCTCTGGTCGGCTTCGGGATCGACAGACATGAAGCGACTGTAAGCCGCCATGGAATCGAGGAAACGGGCAGCGGAATAGGGGTCGTAGCCTGCTTCGCCAAGCATGCGCACGCCGATGACATCGGCCTGCAGTTCCTGCTGGCGTGAGAAGGCGGCGAGCCGCAGCTTGCCGCGGGCCAACGCCTGCTTACCGGCGATATCGCTGGAAAGGACCTCGGCGACAACGCGGCTGGCGATGACCTCAGCCTCCTCGCGCTTCTGCCGCTCGATGCCGTGGTTCGCCGTCACATGGCCCATCTCGTGCGACAGCACGGCGGCGACCTCCGAGGCGTCGTTGGCAAGGGCGAGCAGGCCGCGGGTGACGTAGAGATAACCGCCCGGCAGCGCAAACGCGTTGATCGCCGGAGAATTCAGGATGGTGATGCGGTAGGACTGGCTCGGATTTTCCGACACCGCCGTCAGCGCGCCGGCGATGCGGGCGACGAGGCGCTCGGTCTTGGCGTCCTTGTATTCGCCGCCGTAGCTTGCGACGATGCGCGGATGTTCACGGGCGCCCATCGCCGCACGCGGGTCGTTCTTCTGCACCTCGTCGACGATCTGCGGATTGGAAGAAGGCGAGACGCTCGGCTGATAGGATTGGTCGATCAGCGTTTGACAGCCATTCAGCGCGATTGCGACGGCCGAAAGCAGCATCAGGCGACGCGCGAAGCGCCGCGGCGCGGAGATGGCATCACTGGAAAGCGCGGGCGATTTCCACGTCGTCAAGCTGTCCAGTCTGGTTCTCCGCATCATGTCGTTGTCTTGCCGGTTTGCCGCAGATTGGCACCGACCGTGGCAAGGGGAATTCAACAGGTGCGCACCCCTGATCTCGCGCTGCACAATCGGCCGATACAAGTCCTTGCTGTAGCTGATTTACGCATCGGTTGCATAGCGAGACTCTGTTTAAATGTGGCGCCGTTGCATTTTAGCAAGCCTCGGGCGCGAGGCATTCCCTTCGCTCGGATGAAATTATGGCGAAAGTTCCGTCACAACCCGGAGATTCGTCGCCGGTGCAGAAAAAGAACGGGCCGATTGAAGTTACCGACCCCATAACGACAGCGATGCGAGAAAATTGCAACCGGCGATAATGTCCCGCGGAAGGAACGCCTCCTGATGACGTATTCTGCGGGTCTGATTCGGTTACTCCGCCGCATTCGCTTGCGGCATCTTCGCCTCACCGGCGCGGGGCAGCTGCACAGGCTTCAGCATGATGGCGGCCACAAGGCCGATCAGCGCAATCGTGCAGGAGGTCATGAACAGCGGCGAGAAGGCGGCGGCATAGATATCGGCGACAGCCTGCCGGCTTGCTTCGGGAAGGGAGGCCATCATCTTCGGGGTCAGCTGCTCGATATCGGTAACACCGGGAATGGAGACGCCGACCTTGTCGAGCTGAGAGGCGATGATGGCGCCATAGATGGAAATGGCGATCGATGCACCTCCCATGCGCGACAGCGTCACCGAGCCGGTGGCGGCGCCGACATCGCGGGTCGGCGCTGCATTCTGTACGCCGATGATGGGAACCTGCTGGGCAAGGCCGATGCCGATGCCATGCAGCATCATGATCGCCCCGATCAAGGCGATCGGCGTTCCCGCGTGGATCTGCGACATCAGCGCAAAGGCGATGGCGCTGCAGGTGAGGCTTGCGATGGCAAAGGGCTTGTAACGCCCAGTCTTCGAGATGATGCGGCCTGCGGACAGCGATCCGCAGACGAGGCCGCCCGTCAGAAGGATGAAGAGCGCGCCGGCGGCAGAGGGCGAAAGGCCGGTGGTGGTCTGCAGGAAGAGGGCGAGATAGTTGACCATGCCGATGGCGATTGCGCCGCCCATGATCGACATCACCAGGAGCAGGCTGAAGGTCGAATTGCGAAAGAGCTGTAGGGGAACGATCGGTTCCGGCGCGCGGCGTTCGACGAGCACCCAAGCGACGGCGCAAACGATACCGAAGGCGATGATGACGATGCTCTGTGGCGAGACCAATGCGCCGAAGAGTTCGCTGCTGTCGGTGGCAAGCACGATGCTGGTCGTCGTCAGGGCGAGAAGCAGCGCACCGGCATAATCGATCTTAGGCCGGCGATGCGGTTTGCGATAGGGCAGCATCACGGCAAGGCCGGCAAGTGCGATTAGGCCGATCGGCACGTTGACGAGGAAAATCGAGCGCCAGCCGAAAAGGTCGCTCATCGTGCCGCCTAGCACCGGCCCGATCGCACCTGACGCCATCAACACCAGGCTGGAATAGCTTTGGTAGCGGGCTCGCTCGCGCGGCTCGAACAGATCGGCATTGACGGCGAAGATCGACACCATGATGCCGCCACCGCCGAGACCCTGCAGCACGCGGGCGGCGATCAGCGTGTTCATGGAGACCGCAAGGCCGCAGACCGCCGAGCCGACGGTGAAGATCGTGATCGCCGTCATCATCACGTATTTGCGCCCGAAGAGATCGCCAAGCTTGCCATAAACCGGCATGACGGCGCTCAGCGACAGCAGATAGGCCGAGCCGATCCAGCCGAAGCGCTCGAGATGGCCGAACTCGCCGACGATCGTCGGCAGCGCCGTGGAAACGATCTGATTGTCCAGCGTCGCCATGAACATGGCCGTCATCAGGAAGAAGAAGAGGATGAGCCGGCGACGAGGATCGGTCACGAGCGGCGCAGGCGCGAGTTGCATGTCCATGGGAGCATCATTCCGGGTTGGGCAGGTTTTTATGTGCCAACAGCATATATTTGTCAATGGCACATTTATGACATCGGCATATTCAAATTCTGCAGCGGCTCTGCTATGGTCTCGTCATGAACGAAGTGCTGACCAAGACCATTTCCACCGAGCCAGAGCCGGCTGAGGAAAACGTGCCCCGCATCGGCCGGAGCATGGGGCGTATGCGGTTGATGACCGGGCGGCGATTGATCGGCCGGCTGGCGATCCAGAGTGCCGCACCGGGTCTTGAACTTTCGCATCTCGACGTGCTCGATGCTGTGCGGAGGGCGCAGCCTGCCGGCGAGGTCACCGTCGGTATGATCGCGGAGATGCTGCGCATCGATCCGTCACGGGCCAGCCGGGTGGTGGCCGACATGGTCGGCCGCAACGTGCTGCGTCGCGAGGCTTCGCAGGCCGATGCGCGACGGATTGTCGTTGTCATGACCGAGGTCGGCCAAGATCTGCTTGCCGAGATCGTTGCGCAGAATTTGGCGATCATCTCTGAGATCGTCTCCGACTGGCCTGAGGAGGATGTCGATCGTTTCGCAATGCTCTTCGAGCGTTTCATCGGCGGTTACGAGGCGGTCTTCCAGTCGCGCGACAAGGATACGCCGGGCTAGAGCATGATGCCGAAAAGTGTGTGCGGTTTTCGGGCGACATCCTGTTCTAGCGGCGCTCGAAGGCAAATGGCGCCGATCCGCCGGTGCCCCTTCCCCTCGACCCCCGGTTTGCGCTAAGGGCAATGCCCATGAGCCCATCCACCTTCACCATTCTCCTCGGCGGCGAACTCAGCCTGACGGAGCGCCTGCGCCAGGCCATCGGCGGCAGTCGTTCCATCGCGGCCGATGGCGGCATGCGGCATGCGGTGGCACTCGGCATCGAGCCGGAGCTCTGGGTCGGCGATTTCGATTCGACGCCTGATGATCTCGAGGGTGCCTTTCCCCATGTGCCGAAACAGCCCTATCCCGCGGCAAAGGCGGCGACGGACGGCGAAATCGCCGTGTCGGAAGCGATCGCGCGGGGTGCGCGGCGGCTGATTCTCGCCGGTGCGCTTGGCGGCGAACGCTCGGACCACGCGCTTCAGCATCTGCTGTCGGCCGTCAGTCTGGCGGAGGAGGGTTTCGACGTGTTCCTGACCTCGGGCAAGGAAGAGGCAGTGCCGCTGCTGGCCGGGACGATCGAACTGGATCTTCCCAAGGGCAGCCTGTTTTCCGTGCTCGGGTTCAGCGAGCTGACCGGGCTTTCCATCGAGAATGCGCGTTATCCGCTGGCCGATTTCCATCTGCCTTTCGGCTCGTCGCGCACCATTTCCAATGTTGCGGAAAGCAAGGTTCGCTTTTCGCTCCGAAGCGGCCGGGCGATCGTGCTCGCCAGGCCCTATGATCTTTCCGGAGTCTGATTTTTGGCCCCTCCCATTCTGAAACTCGACGATATCTTCCTGAGCTTCGGCGGCGCACCGCTGCTGGCGGGTGCTAGCCTACAGATCGAGCCCGGTGACAAAATCTGTCTCGTCGGGCGCAACGGCTCGGGAAAATCGACGCTGCTGAAGATCGCCGCCGGCCTGGTCGAGGCGCAATCCGGCGAGGTCTTCCGTCATCCGTCCTCGACGGTGCGTTATCTCGAACAGGCGCCGGATTTTGCCGGCTTCAACACCGTCCAGGCCTATGCCGAAGCCGGTCTCGGGCCGGGCGATGACCCTTATCGCGTCACCTATCTGCTGTCGCATCTCGGGCTGACCGGCGAGGAAGATCCGAGCATGCTGTCCGGCGGCGAATCGCGGCGGGCCGCCCTTGCCCGCGTGCTGGCGCCGGAGCCCGATATTCTCCTGCTCGACGAGCCGACCAACCATCTCGACCTGCCGACCATCGAATGGCTGGAAGGCGAGCTGCAGAAGACGCGCAGCGCCCTGGTGCTGATCTCGCACGACCGACGGTTTCTCGAAAAGGTCTCGACGGCAACCGTCTGGCTCGACCGCGGCACCTCGCGCCGGCTCGACAGGGGATTCTCGCATTTCGAGGCCTGGCGCGACCAGGTGCTGGAGGCCGAGGAGCTGGAGCAGCATAAGCTCGGCAAGGCGATCGAGCGCGAGGAGCACTGGCTGCGCTATGGCGTCACGGCGCGGCGCAAGCGCAACATGCGCCGCCTCGGCGAGTTGCAGACGATGCGCTCGAATTATCGCGGCCATAAGGGGCCGCAGGGCTCGGTGCAGGCGACGGCTTCGGACGCGCAGGAATCCGGCAAGCTGGTGATCGAAGCTCACAAGATCACCAAGAGCTTCGGCGACCGGGCGATCGTCACGCCCTTCTCGATCCGCGTACATCGCGGCGATTGCATCGGCCTGGTGGGGCCGAACGGCGCCGGCAAGACGACGCTCTTGAAGATGCTGACCGGTCAGCTTTCCCCGGATAGCGGCACGATAAAGCTCGGCACCAATCTGGAGATCGCCACACTCGACCAGAAACGCGAGGACCTCGATCGCGAAGATACGCTCGCCAACTACCTGACGGACGGGCGCGGCGAAAACCTGCTCGTCAACGGCGAACAGCGTCATGTCACCGGCTACATGAAGGAGTTCCTGTTCCAGCCGGAACAGGCGCGCACGCCGATCAGAAGCCTCTCCGGCGGCGAGCGCGCCCGGCTGATGCTGGCGCGTATTCTCTCGCGCCCTACGAACCTTTTGATCCTCGACGAACCGACCAACGATCTCGATATCGAGACACTCGACCTGCTGCAGGAAATCGTCGCCGGCTTTCCCGGGACCGTCATTCTCGTCAGCCACGACCGCGATTTCCTCGACCGCACCGTGACCTCGACGATCGCACCCACCGTTCCGGATGCACCTGACGGCCGCTGGATCGAATATGCCGGCGGCTATTCGGACATGCTTGCGCAGCGCAAGGGCGCGATCGAGGAGCGCAAGCGGGCCGAGAAGGCGGCAGAGAGGCCGAAGACCCAGGAGGCAGCGTCTTCTGCTGGAAGCTCGAGGGGCAAGCTTTCCTTCAAGCAGAAATTCGCGCTGGAAAACCTGCCGAAGGAAATGACGAAAGCCGAAGCCGAGATCGCCAAGCGCGAGCAGGTGATGACCGATCCCAATCTTTTCACCCGCGATCCCGCAGCTTTCAACCGGCTTGCTAGCGAGATGGAGAAGCTGCGCGCCAGCCTGATGAAAATGGAGGAGGAGTGGCTGGAGCTTGAAATGCTGCGTGAAGAGCTGGAAGGCTGAGGCTTCCCAAACCTCATCGGCTCACCTTTCCTTGATTGGCCAGTGTATCGCCGCGCGGCATAAGGTGCGGTCCGGCAGCTGGGGATAGCGCCGATCGCAATGGCGACAAGGAAAGTCATATGTCTCTCAAGGCCTATTCCAAGATTTTCACGGCACTCGCCGCCGGCGGCCTTTTCGCGCTCGCCCTATCGCAGGCCGCACAAGCGCAGGACGGCAACCGCGTTCGCGTCCGCGGCGCCATCGAAAGCCTCAGCGGCGATAGTCTTGTCGTCAAGACGCGCGAAGGCAGCGATGCGACGATCACGCTGAAAGCCGGCTGGAAAGTCGGCGGAATCAAAAAAGCCTCGGTTGAGGATATCAAGCCCGGCGACTTCGTCGGGGTCGCATCGCTTGCGAAGGGCGCCGGTCCTGACGGGGCGATCGAGGTACTGATCTTTCCGGCGTCAATGAAGGGGACCGGCGAGGGCAACCGCCCCTGGGATGCGCAGCCGAACAGCCAGATGACGAACGCCACCGTCCGCAATGCCGTTAAATCCGTCGACGGCCATACGATTACGCTGGCCTACCAGGGCAAGGAAAAGACCATCACGATCGCCGACGGCACGCCAATCGTGACGTTGGCGCCCGCGACCAAGGACGATCTGAAGGCCGGCGCCGGTGTCATCGTCACCGGCGAGAAGGCGGCGGACGGCAGCATTTCGGCCAGCCAGGTGGCCATCGGCCTGAATGGTATCACGCCGCCGATGTGACCAGCGTGAAATTCAAAGTGGCCTTCAAAGTGACATAGCGTCTGTCGGACGCGCGGCGCTCTACAGCGCCGGCGCGGGCATGGCGGCAGCGCCCGTACTGGCGCTGGCGCCGGTCGGGGCGACTTGCTGCTGCTGCGGTTCCTCAGATCTTGCCGGCAGCGCCTGCAGATGCAGCACGCGCGGCTTGAGGGCCTCGAGATAGGCCTCGGAGCGGCCGATGTAAATCATGCCGCTTTCGGGCATGGAAGTCAGCAGTTTGGCCATCATTTCCTGCCATTCCGGCTCCATGCCTTCCAACACTTCGTCGAAGATGATCCAGCGCGGGCGCACAAGCAGCAGGCGGGCAAAGCCGATCGCTTTCTGTTCGTCGCTATCGAGTAGCTTGTCCCAACGGGCGCGGGTATCGAGCCTTGCGATCAGCGAATGCAGGCCGGCTCTGTCGAGGGCCGTCTCGACAGCGGCTCGCTCGTAGGCATCAGGACTTGCGGGAAAGGCCAGCGCCTCGCGCAGCGTGCCGCCGGGGATATAAGCGATCTGCGGCACGAACAGCATGTCGTCGATCGGCGGCAGGCCCATCGTGCCGCTGCCGCACGGCCAGAGGCCGGCCATCGCCTGGAAGAGTAGCTTGCGGTTGACGCTGTGATCGCCGTTGATCATGATTTTTTCGCCGGCCTTGATCACGACATCGGTTTCACGCAGGCGGAAACCGCCGCATTCGTCGATCTCTTCACCGATCTTGGCAACGATCACCACATCCTTCAACGTCAGCGTGTCGGGCGCGGTGTTTTCATAGGCGATGCCGTCCTTCTGGGCGAATTCCTCTTCCATGTCGAGAAGGGCCTGGCGGAAATCGGTGACGCGCATCAGTGTCGCGCGCCATTCGGCGATCGGGCCAAAATTGGCGACGTACCAGCGCAGCGCGGTGTTGACCTGATTGAAGGCGCCGACCGACATCATCAGCTGGCCGAGGGTGAGGCCGCCGGAGAAATAGGCAGGGGCGGCGACGATGATCGGGATGACGATCACCAGCCAGCCGTAGCCGGCCGAAACCCAGGTGAGGTTGGTATTGGCCATGGCGAGCCGCTTGACGACCCTCAGTACCGAGCTGATGTCGGTGTTGATGCGCCGGCGCTCATTCTCCTCGCCGCGGGCGACGGTAATTGCCGGCATGTTCTCGTTGGCGTGCATCAGCGTGAAGCGAAGCTCGGCCTCCTTCGAGAAGCGGTCGGCATTCAGCTTGACCAGTTTGCGGCCGACGACCTGGCTCAGCACCGAGGCGGAAGCGGCGTAGAAAATCGCCGCCCAGACCATGTAGCCGGGAATGGAGAAGCTGTGGCCGCTGATGTGGAAGATGAAGCCGCTCGAAAGCTCCCAGAGCACGCCGATGAAGCTCACTAGAAGAATGGTCGACTGCAGCAGGCCGAGAACGAGCCCTGTCGTGCTTTCGGCGAGGTTGCGGGAATCCTCGTGCAGGCGCTGGTCCGGATTGACGCCGATCAGGCCGCTGGAAGCAAGCCGCAGCGCCCGCTTGCGCTTCAGCCACTGATCGACGAGGTCGCGCGACAGGCCCTCGCGCATATAGAGTGCGGTCATCTGATTCAGCCATGCCTGCAGCACGTTGAGCAGCAGCAGCGTGCCGGCGATCATCGCGAAGATTTCGAGCTGGTGGAAGAATTCTCCGAGATCGCGGCGCTCCAGCGAGTCGTAGAAGGGAGCATTCCACTGATTGAGGATGACCTGGCCGTAGGACGTCAACAGGATGACAAGGATCAGCACGGTCGCCAGAAACAGCACCTTGCCACGCACTTGCGAATTCCAGAATGCGGAGAACATCACCCCGAGGCGATTCGTCAGGCTGAGATCATACCCTACCCTATCCTGCCTTCGGATGCCCGGCCTCCCCTCGATCTTATCTGCCATTACGCTTTTCCAACATCGCCCATGCTTACCATTATTAACATGGTGGCGTTACCGGTCTATCAACAGATTCTATCAGTCATTAAACTGTGATGATGCTTGCATGGATCGCTCCTGCATGCATTCGGCAGTTGATTCGCAGTCCGACTGGGGCTAATTAAAGCTCCGTGGTGATTTGGCCGGCCGGCTTGCAGCCACGTTAAAAAAGTCGCTAAAGGGCCGCGTGCGGACCGGTAGCGATTTTTTTCGCCGCCGGTTTTTTGTTTTTTGATCGAGTGACCGCAATGCCCATCAAGATCCCCGATACGCTGCCCGCCTACGAAACCCTGGTTCAGGAGGGTGTGCGGGTGATGACCGAGACGTTGGCAATCCGTCAGGATATCCGACCGCTGCAGATCGGGCTGCTCAATCTTATGCCGAACAAGATCAAGACCGAACTGCAGATGGCCCGCCTCGTCGGCGCCTCGCCACTGCAGGTCGAGCTGTCGCTGATCCGCATCGGCGGCCACAAGGCGAAGAACACGTCCGAAGATCATCTGCTCGCCTTCTACCAGACCTGGGAGGAGGTGAAGCACCGCAAGTTCGACGGCTTCATCATCACCGGGGCGCCGATCGAGCTTTTGCCCTATGAAGACGTCACCTATTGGCCTGAGATGCAGCAGATTCTCGACTGGACGGAAACGAACGTGCATTCGACGATGAACGTCTGCTGGGGCGCGATGGCGGCGATCTATCATTTCCACGGCGTTCCGAAATACGAGCTGAAAGAGAAGGCCTTCGGCATCTACCGCCACCGGAACCTGAAACCGTCCTCCATCTATCTCAACGGCTTTTCCGACAATTTCGAAGTGCCGGTGTCGCGCTGGACCGAAGTGCGCCGTACCGATATCGAGACATCCGAAAGCCTGGAGATCCTGATGGAATCAAGCGAGATGGGCGTCTGCCTCGTGCACGAGAAGAGGGGACGGCGGCTCTACATGTTTAATCATGTCGAATATGATTCCACCTCGCTTTCCGACGAGTATTTCCGCGACGTCAACGCCGGCGTGCCGATCAAGATGCCGCACAACTACTTCCCGCATAATGATTCGGCGCTGACGCCGCAGAACCGCTGGCGCAGCCACGCGCATCTCCTGTTTGGCAACTGGATCAACGAGATCTACCAGACGACGCCCTTTGATGTGGAGGAGATCGGCACGGACCTCTGAAACGTCGGACCGCGCCTCGGCCGATGCCTGGGCGCTTCTTCTGATCCGACCGGTTGCGGTTTGGAGCAAATGCGGGCAGGTTCCGCTCCTGAAACCGAAAGCGTTGCGGTCTGTATGACGCGCAACGCTGTAGAACTTTGAACTAGAATGGACGGTCGATCATGTCGGATAAGTTGGAGCGGGAAGTTTTCGGGCAGACGAAGGCAGGCGAGACCGTCTATCGCGTCGAGATCAAGGGCGGCGGGCTGACGGCCAAGATCATCACCTGGGGCGCGGTCATCCAGGATCTGCGCCTTAAGGGACATGAGGCCCCACTGCAGCTCGGTTTCGACGATTTCGACAGCTACCCGCTCTATTCGGCCTATTTCGGTGCGACGCCCGGCCGCTGCGCCAACCGTGTCGGTGGCGGCGCCTTCACGCTCGACGGCAACGACTACCAGCTCGAGCTCAACGAAAATGGCGTCACCCATCTGCATGGCGGCAGCGACAATATCGCCAAACGCAACTGGACGGTCGTCGAGCATGATGTCGACCGGGTGGTGCTGAAGATCGTCGATCCCGATGGCCGCGCCGGCTATCCCGGTAACTGCACCATCCAGGCAACCTTCCGGGTGCACGGCAACGGCGAACTGTCGGCGACCTACGAATCGACCAGTGATCAGCCAACGCTCGCCAATGTCTGCCAGCACGCCTATTTCAATCTCGATGGCCGTGAGGATGCGCTCGGCCACGACATCATGATTGCGGCCGATCACTATTTGCCGACCGACGAGAAACAGGTGCCGACCGGTGAGATCCGTTCCGTCGAGGGTACGGAATACGATTTCCGCGAGATGGCGCCGATGAAGCGTTTCGTCGGCAGCGAACAGGTTTTGTACGACCATAATTTCTGCCTGTCCGGCGAGCGCACCGCCAAGCGCAGCGTCGCGCTCGCCCGCAGCCTGTATTCCGGTGTGTCGCTGGAGGTGCGCAGCACCGAGCCGGGCGTGCAGTTCTATGCCGGTTTCAAACTGGATACCGGCGCTCCCGGCATCGGCGGGCGCAAATACGGCCCGTTTGCCGGCTTCTGCCTGGAGACGCAGGTCTGGCCGGATGCCATCAATCACCAGGGTTTCCCAAATGCGGTGCTGCGTCCCGGCGAAGTGCTGCGCCAGGAGACGGACTACATCTTCACCAAGAGCTGACTCTTTCAGACGCGCGGCGCTGTGGACGCACGGCTGTCAAATTTTATCGCTATGAACCTCTACGGTCCCCGGGGAGGTTTTTTCTTGGCCGTGTGCGATTCCGCCTTGTGGATTGGTTCTAGATAGGTTCTATTGTGTGCCTATGGATAGAACCAGTCTGATAGCGGAGCTGAACAACCGCGGCCTGCGTGACGAGGCGTTGACCGGCCCGCTCTACAAGCGGCTGGCGCAGGCGCTGACCGGCCTTATTCAGGAAGGCCTGCTGAAGCCTGGCACGGCGCTGCCGGGGGAGCGCGACCTTGCCGAGGCCTTGAAGCTCGGCCGTGTCACCGTGCGCACCGCCTATCGCGATCTGATGGCATCCGGCGCACTGGAATCGCGCCACGGAAGCGGTACTTTCGTATCGAGCAGAGT contains these protein-coding regions:
- a CDS encoding RNA polymerase factor sigma-32; protein product: MKNMSADRRMIKIAMAAPYLARQEEHDLAIRWKDHDDRGARNQIAMAHMRLVISMAGKFRNFGLPMSDLVQEGYVGLLEAAARFEPERDVRFSTYASWWIRASIQDYILRNWSIVRGGTSSAQKALFFNLRRLRAKLAKGDTQLTLQSIHQEIAAALGVSLADVQTMDARLSGNDASLQAPSVSGDAESAEKMDFLVSDDPLPDEQVSNMIDGERRRVWLASALTHLNEREMKIISARRLAEDGATLEELGADLGISKERVRQIESRAMEKLRSALVSADPHMAAYA
- a CDS encoding M48 family metalloprotease gives rise to the protein MMRRTRLDSLTTWKSPALSSDAISAPRRFARRLMLLSAVAIALNGCQTLIDQSYQPSVSPSSNPQIVDEVQKNDPRAAMGAREHPRIVASYGGEYKDAKTERLVARIAGALTAVSENPSQSYRITILNSPAINAFALPGGYLYVTRGLLALANDASEVAAVLSHEMGHVTANHGIERQKREEAEVIASRVVAEVLSSDIAGKQALARGKLRLAAFSRQQELQADVIGVRMLGEAGYDPYSAARFLDSMAAYSRFMSVDPEADQSLDFLSSHPNSAQRIELARTHARAFGQEGSVGDKGRDYYLDGIDGLLYGDSPEEGYVRGQTFLHGGLGIRFDVPPDFHIDNKVEAVMATGPNDIAVRFDGVADNQTQSLTNYISSGWVTGLDPSTIQPGTINGMEAATARASADRWDFDVTVIRNNSQIFRFLTAVPKGSDALEPTANVLRASFRRMTPAEAASLKPLRIRVVTVRPGENISTLAARMMGTDRKLDLFKLINALPTGAAISPGDRVKIIAE
- a CDS encoding MDR family MFS transporter; amino-acid sequence: MDMQLAPAPLVTDPRRRLILFFFLMTAMFMATLDNQIVSTALPTIVGEFGHLERFGWIGSAYLLSLSAVMPVYGKLGDLFGRKYVMMTAITIFTVGSAVCGLAVSMNTLIAARVLQGLGGGGIMVSIFAVNADLFEPRERARYQSYSSLVLMASGAIGPVLGGTMSDLFGWRSIFLVNVPIGLIALAGLAVMLPYRKPHRRPKIDYAGALLLALTTTSIVLATDSSELFGALVSPQSIVIIAFGIVCAVAWVLVERRAPEPIVPLQLFRNSTFSLLLVMSIMGGAIAIGMVNYLALFLQTTTGLSPSAAGALFILLTGGLVCGSLSAGRIISKTGRYKPFAIASLTCSAIAFALMSQIHAGTPIALIGAIMMLHGIGIGLAQQVPIIGVQNAAPTRDVGAATGSVTLSRMGGASIAISIYGAIIASQLDKVGVSIPGVTDIEQLTPKMMASLPEASRQAVADIYAAAFSPLFMTSCTIALIGLVAAIMLKPVQLPRAGEAKMPQANAAE
- a CDS encoding MarR family winged helix-turn-helix transcriptional regulator, with protein sequence MNEVLTKTISTEPEPAEENVPRIGRSMGRMRLMTGRRLIGRLAIQSAAPGLELSHLDVLDAVRRAQPAGEVTVGMIAEMLRIDPSRASRVVADMVGRNVLRREASQADARRIVVVMTEVGQDLLAEIVAQNLAIISEIVSDWPEEDVDRFAMLFERFIGGYEAVFQSRDKDTPG
- a CDS encoding thiamine diphosphokinase — its product is MPMSPSTFTILLGGELSLTERLRQAIGGSRSIAADGGMRHAVALGIEPELWVGDFDSTPDDLEGAFPHVPKQPYPAAKAATDGEIAVSEAIARGARRLILAGALGGERSDHALQHLLSAVSLAEEGFDVFLTSGKEEAVPLLAGTIELDLPKGSLFSVLGFSELTGLSIENARYPLADFHLPFGSSRTISNVAESKVRFSLRSGRAIVLARPYDLSGV
- a CDS encoding ABC-F family ATP-binding cassette domain-containing protein, with the translated sequence MAPPILKLDDIFLSFGGAPLLAGASLQIEPGDKICLVGRNGSGKSTLLKIAAGLVEAQSGEVFRHPSSTVRYLEQAPDFAGFNTVQAYAEAGLGPGDDPYRVTYLLSHLGLTGEEDPSMLSGGESRRAALARVLAPEPDILLLDEPTNHLDLPTIEWLEGELQKTRSALVLISHDRRFLEKVSTATVWLDRGTSRRLDRGFSHFEAWRDQVLEAEELEQHKLGKAIEREEHWLRYGVTARRKRNMRRLGELQTMRSNYRGHKGPQGSVQATASDAQESGKLVIEAHKITKSFGDRAIVTPFSIRVHRGDCIGLVGPNGAGKTTLLKMLTGQLSPDSGTIKLGTNLEIATLDQKREDLDREDTLANYLTDGRGENLLVNGEQRHVTGYMKEFLFQPEQARTPIRSLSGGERARLMLARILSRPTNLLILDEPTNDLDIETLDLLQEIVAGFPGTVILVSHDRDFLDRTVTSTIAPTVPDAPDGRWIEYAGGYSDMLAQRKGAIEERKRAEKAAERPKTQEAASSAGSSRGKLSFKQKFALENLPKEMTKAEAEIAKREQVMTDPNLFTRDPAAFNRLASEMEKLRASLMKMEEEWLELEMLREELEG